A window of Pseudomonas mucidolens contains these coding sequences:
- a CDS encoding aldehyde dehydrogenase family protein: MNNALKFYIDGQWTDALSGNTLEVIDPSTEQAFINIAVGNTADVDKAVAAAAKAFPAFSVTSVGERLALLKEILRVYNLRYEDLAKTVSQEMGAPLHFARDAQIWSGRTHLESTISALEKFQFSESHGSTRVVREAIGVCALITPWNWPLNQIVCKVAPAIAAGCTVVLKPSEIAPLTGIIFAEILHEAGVPAGVFNLLNGTGPDVGQHMASHPKVDMVSFTGSTRAGIMVAKAAADTVKRVAQELGGKSANILLEDADFDVAVAKGVQGCFSNSGQSCDAPTRMLVPASQHARALQIARQTAEQMVTGSPLEASTNLGPVISEAQFAKIQGLIAIGIEEGATLVTGGLGRPDGLEKGYYVRPTVFGNVTAQMTIAREEIFGPVLAIIPYDSEEQAIEIANDTVYGLAAYVQSSDIQHARAVAGRMRAGSVYLNYPSWDTFAPFGGYKQSGNGREYAGWGIHDFLEIKGVVGWGN, translated from the coding sequence ATGAACAACGCGCTCAAGTTCTACATCGATGGCCAATGGACCGATGCCCTTTCCGGCAATACCCTTGAAGTCATCGACCCCTCCACCGAGCAGGCCTTTATCAATATCGCCGTGGGTAATACGGCGGATGTGGACAAGGCCGTAGCGGCCGCTGCCAAGGCATTCCCGGCTTTCTCGGTGACCAGTGTCGGCGAGCGTCTGGCCCTGCTCAAGGAAATTCTGCGGGTGTACAACCTGCGTTACGAAGACCTGGCCAAGACCGTCAGCCAGGAGATGGGCGCGCCGTTGCATTTCGCCCGTGACGCGCAGATCTGGAGTGGTCGTACGCACCTTGAGTCGACCATCAGCGCGCTGGAAAAATTCCAGTTCAGCGAGTCGCACGGCAGCACCCGGGTCGTGCGTGAAGCCATCGGCGTCTGTGCCCTGATCACGCCCTGGAACTGGCCGCTGAACCAGATCGTCTGCAAGGTCGCGCCTGCCATCGCTGCGGGCTGTACCGTGGTGCTCAAGCCCAGCGAGATCGCACCGCTGACCGGGATCATTTTCGCGGAAATCCTCCATGAGGCGGGTGTGCCGGCCGGGGTGTTCAACTTGCTTAACGGTACAGGTCCCGACGTTGGCCAGCACATGGCAAGCCACCCCAAGGTCGATATGGTTTCGTTCACTGGCTCGACCCGCGCCGGGATCATGGTGGCGAAGGCGGCGGCCGATACGGTCAAGCGCGTTGCCCAGGAACTGGGCGGGAAATCGGCGAACATCCTGCTGGAGGATGCTGACTTCGACGTTGCGGTGGCCAAGGGCGTGCAGGGCTGCTTCTCCAACTCGGGACAATCGTGCGATGCGCCTACCCGCATGTTGGTACCGGCTTCGCAGCACGCGCGCGCCCTGCAGATTGCCCGGCAGACAGCCGAGCAGATGGTGACCGGCAGCCCACTCGAGGCCAGCACAAACCTCGGTCCGGTGATCAGCGAGGCGCAGTTCGCCAAAATCCAGGGCCTGATCGCCATCGGCATCGAGGAAGGCGCCACGTTGGTGACGGGTGGTTTGGGGCGTCCGGATGGCCTGGAGAAGGGCTACTATGTGCGGCCTACTGTTTTCGGCAATGTGACGGCGCAGATGACCATTGCTCGCGAGGAAATCTTCGGCCCGGTGCTGGCGATCATTCCATACGATAGTGAAGAGCAGGCCATCGAAATCGCCAACGATACCGTCTACGGCCTGGCGGCCTATGTGCAGTCAAGTGATATCCAACATGCCCGCGCAGTGGCGGGGCGCATGCGCGCCGGTTCGGTCTATCTGAACTATCCGAGCTGGGATACCTTTGCGCCCTTCGGTGGCTACAAGCAGTCCGGCAATGGCCGCGAGTACGCGGGTTGGGGTATTCACGACTTTCTGGAGATCAAGGGCGTGGTCGGCTGGGGCAACTGA